The genomic DNA CAACAACGGAATGGGCCAGAGGTCTTCCATCCGGTAGCCTCCGACCAGCCTTCCCCGCTTGCCCTCCACGAACAGTGGCGTTGCGGCCTTTCCTCCCTGCCAGCGAACCAGCAGCGCCTCAGCCACATGCAGCGCAGCAACGAGTACCAGCAACGCTGGAATATCCAATCCACGGATGGCTGCCACCGATGTTCCAAGCGCTCCCTCAGGCTGCCAGCCCTCCGCCACGTTTAGAGCAAACTGGACTAGACCCAGAAGGCCCACCGAATAGGCCAGACACAGGTAACGTACGCGTACCAGCATAAGCAGCAATGTGGCCACCCACAGACATACGATGGAGGCCGAGGTCAGATGAACACTTACGAACATTCCGAGAGCAGACAGGGCCAGCCCCGCGATTAGACCACTCCATACTACGCGCCACGTCTCCCCCGGCCAATTATGCAGCCTAGTATGAAAGAGCTTGCGCTCCAGCAGCATTTGCCGACGATAGCCAAGCGCGACAATGAGTATCGAGATATAGTAAAACGGCTGCAAAAGCAGGTACAAGCAAGCATTTAGAACGCTCCATCCCCATTGTAAAGCCCATTCCAAGTTCATTCACACTCCTTATGCCCCTGGCCCGCTGTTCAGCGGATCACGTACATTTCATATCCATTTATTCTATATGAAATTGCCAACGTAGGGAAGACAATCCGGCAGACTGCAAATAAATCCCACAATAAAAGGAGGCTGTTTCCAGCCCCCTTAGTTGTAGCCTTATTATTATTTCGCTGCGCTAGTCTTCATTTCCTTCCGAATCTCTTCAATCCCCTGCTTGAGTTGATTGTCATTTTTCGGATCACGAATTTTTTCGATCAGCTTGGCTTCCATCGCCGCTGCTGTCTTCGCATCAATCACACCGTTAACCGTCAGCTTCGCCTGTTTTTGAAAAGCATTAACGGAGCCTTCCGTCACTTTATCAAAATATCCGTCTTCACGGCCCGGCTTGTAGCCCAAGCCTTGCAGAATGATTTGCGCATTTTTTACATCGCCGCTATTCATATTGTATTTCAACGGCTTTTCCTTGTTCAGCGGTGCTGCTGTGAAGAATTCAGGCTGTTCCACCGCGATATCCGGCTTAATACCTTTTTTGTGAATCCACGTTCCATTTGGCGTCAGCCATTTGGCAATCGTGATTTTGAGCAGGCTACCGTCGCCCATTTGCTTGTCATAGCTGGTCTGTACGGTACCTTTACCAAAGGAGTTTTCCCCGATCAATACTGCTCCAGCCGATTGCTGGAGAGCGCCAGCCAGGATTTCGGACGCGCTTGCGCTACCTTTATTCATGAGCAGCGTCACTGGATATTTCTTACTTGACCCTTTAGATTTCTCTTCTTCACGCTTCTGATTCTTGTCTTCCACTTGCACGATCGTTTTACCAGCAGGTACAAATTGCTGTGCAATATCAATCACGACGGAAAGCACGCCGCCCGGGTTATTACGCACGTCGATGACAAGCCCTTTAAGCCCCTGTTTTTCCAGCTTCGCGAGTTCTTCTTTAAAACGATCTGCTGTATTCAAGGAGAACTGGGTAATCGTGATGACGCCTACACCGCCGCTTTCCATATGAGCCGTCACGGTTTCCATATCGATACTATCACGGGTAATGGTGTATTCCAGCGGATCAGGAGAGCCGCTGCGCTGGATTTTGACCTTGGCCTGACTACCCTTAGGTCCACGTATTTTGGAAACGGCCTTGTTCAAATCCAGACCATCCAGCGTTTCACCGTTAACGGACAAAATAATGTCCTTGGAACGCAGTCCCGCCTTCTCGGCCGGTGAGCCTTTAATTGGCGTTACCACGACCACTTTTCCATTTTCTGCCGCTACCTCGGCCCCGATCCCGGTAAAGGAGCCTTCAATGGACTGTTCAAACTGCTGTGCTGTTTCTTTGCCCATATAAGAGGAATATGGGTCGTCGAGCGATTCCATCATACCGTTGATGGCTCCGTCCACTAGCTTGGTACGGTCGACGTCCTGATAGTATTGCCCCTGGATCAGATCCATCGCTGTCTCAATTTTGCGGATATCACTTCTGGAGGTGGAGCTGCTACCTGTCACACTCGCCAGCAGTCCTTCGCCCAGAGCGCTGCTTCCCACTGTCGTCGTTCCAGTATAAGCAAAAGTGAGCAGGCTACCGCCAAGCAGCCCAATCACCATCAAGAGTACCGCTGTACTTTTTTTCAACATCTAATCGTCCACCGCCTTCAATTGATCTTGTATACTATTGCCTTGCAACGCATATCCATCCACGCAGTATACGTCTAGCTTGTACGGAATATGTTAATTGTATCCTACTCTGTGTTTCAATGCACATGTTCTGCACCGGGTATCAAGCTATGAAGGCAAAGCCCTATCTACAACCGTATTGGCTACAAATAGGGCTTCCCTTTTCAACTATAGATAGTTCATCGGATTTACTGGTTTGTTATTCTCGCGCACCTCAAAATGACAGTGAGGTCCTGTTGAATTGCCCGTCGAACCAACTTCTGCAATTTTTTGACCGCGTTTCACAGTCTGTCCTGTACGTACCACCGTACCGCCATTGCGAATATGTCCATACAAAGTCCACAGCCCGTCTCCGTGATCAATCACGACCGTATTGCCGTAGCCACTCCACCATTCCGCAACAATGACAACACCGTCTTCTGCTGCATGAATATCAGTTCCCTGCGGAGCAGCCATATCAATGCCTGTATGGCCTTTAAGCTTGCCGGTAATCGGATGTACCCGCATGCCAAACGTTGATGAGAGTCGGTAATTGGATACAGGCAAAGCCAGCGTGCCCGATCCGCCCGTATACGTACTGGCTGCCGCATGACTGGAATTAGAGCCTGCGCCTGAGGATGAAGAAGCATATCGCTTGGCTTCAGCAGCACGCGCAGCCGCTCTAGCACGTGCTGCTTTAGCCGCCTGTTCCGCTCTGAGCTTGTTTTTCTCCTGCACCAGACCCACACGTTTGTTAGCGAGGGCTACCAGCATATCATTCTGCTCTTCACTGATTTCATCCGACTCAGCAATATCATGATCATAATTGGCAATCAGACGCTGCTTTTCCTTCTCCTTCGAATTCAGCTCAGCCTTGGCGCCCTGTTTGAGGGCATACAGCTTCTTGGCATTTTTATATTCCGTGTCGAGCTGCTTCTTCTTACTGACTACCAGAGCCTTGTCCTTTTTATGCTCGTCCAGCAGGATTTGATCCTGCTCCACGATCGTTTTCAGGGAGTCTACCCGGCTGAGAAAGTCACTAAAGCTGGTCGAAGACATAAGCACGTCCATATAGGAGACGGTTCCATCCGTATACATCAGACGCACGCGAGTTTCCAGCATTTTTTCCCGTGACTGGATACGATCAATCGCTTCGGCTAAATCTTTTTTAGTCGCACGCAGATTATCTTCCGTTTGATCAATCTGAACTGCTACACGGGTCAACTGGTCGCTGACGCTGTTAATCTGGGCGAGTACAATTTTCAGGTTTTGCACGGTTTTATTTTTGTAATGTTGGGCATACTGTTTATCTTGAGCCGCCTTTTCCTGCTGTTGCTTGGCAGACTTGGCCTTCTTTTCCAATTGATTTAGTTGCGAATTAATTTCACTCATGCTTTTGGCATATCCGTCTGAGGGCTGAATCAGCAATGCGGCTACCAAGGTAGCGGCCAACACAGATCCTGTCTTCTTCAACTTGCAATCCCCATCCTTTATCGCAAAATAACACCGGGCTTCCCCGTTCTAATTAATATCGATTACGACGTCCACCAAATGTTTCCTTATACTTTTAAGAACTTGCGCATGGATAGGGTACTGCCAACAATGCCGACCAGCATCCCCAAAATAATCAGCAAAGCACTCAACTGAATCCAAATGCCTTCAAGCGGCATAAGCTTCAACATGTTCAGCGCAATATCTCCTTGAACGGCTGTAAGCAAACGCTGATAACCAGAAAACAAAATACCAACGGTAATTACGGAACCAATCAGGCCAATAAGGGCGCCTTCGATAAAAAACGGCCATCGTATAAAAAAGTTGGTCGCACCGACCAGCTTCATAATGCCAATCTCTTTGCGTCGTGCCAGAATGGTCACGCGGATCGTATTCGAAATCAGGAACATGGACATCAGTCCCAATCCAGCCACGAATACAAAGCCCACATTACGGATGAGCTTGGTAATGGTGAAGAGCGTCTCCACGGTGCCTTTTCCGTAACGGACCTTTAAAATCGGTTTCTCCGGATGTATCGTGTTCAGCTTCTCAATCTTCTCAGCTACAAATGGGACTGTCGTCGGTTCAATGACCTCTACAACGATTTTGTCTGGAAGCGGATTGCTGTCCTTATCAAAACCCTCCAGCAGCTCCTTGCCGCTGTCTCCCAAATCTTTTCGCAGCTCCTCCAGGCCTTGAGCCTTGGTGACAAAGGTAGCTTTGCTGATTTCCGGCATCGCCGCGATTTCCTTTTGCAGCGTTTCACGCATGCTTTGCTCCACATTCAGCTCCAAAAATACGTTAACCTCCACCTGGCTATCCGCTTGGTCAGCCAAGGAGTTGACGTTGAGCACCAGCATAATAAACACGCCCAGTATAAGCAGTGACACAACAATCGAGGTGACGGATGCCACGGACATCCAGCCATTGCGGAATATGTTTTTGAAGCCTTCCCGCACATGACGCAAGAAGGTATTAAAAGTCATATCCGTACTCCCCTCTCACCTGATCCCTTACGATGTTGCCATTTTCGATGGCAATGACGCGTTTACGCATAGAGTTTACGATGTCCTTATTGTGTGTCGCCATAACAATGGTCGTGCCGCGAAAATTAATTTCGTCCAGCAGCTGCATGATCTCCCACGATGTTTCGGGGTCCAAATTACCTGTGGGCTCATCGGCAATGATCACGGACGGATTGTTGACGATAGCCCGTGCGATAGCTACGCGCTGCTGCTCCCCACCGGAAAGCTGGGCAGGCTCGCGATTCATTTTCGTTTTCAAGCCAACCAATTCAAGTACTTCCGGCACCCGCTTGCGAATCAGCTTCTTGGGAGCCTCAATGACTTCCATCGCAAAAGCGACATTCTCATAGGCCGTCAAACGCGGCAAAAGCCGGAAATCCTGAAAAATGACTCCGATGTTGCGACGAACGTAGGGTATTTTACGCTGCTTGAGCTTCCCGATATTAAATCCATTAACTGAAATTTGCCCCTTGGTCGGTACTTCTTCTCTATAAATAAGCTTCATAAAAGTCGATTTACCCGCCCCGGACGGGCCGACTACGTATACGAATTCATTACGGTCAATTTTGACCGATACTCCCTGAAGTGCGTGGGTTCCATTAGCATAGGTCTTCCACACATCCTGCATTTCAATCACTCGATCACTTCCCGCTGCTTAATCAGATTACGTAAATAACTTAATATCCATTCGACATATTCCATGCATTTCCTTTAAAAAGTCCTGTATTTCATCATACCGTTTATCATTGTAACAAATTTGTTACCTGAATAGTACCGAAAGTTTTCTGCTTTTGGCACATATATATGAATATTATGGCACATGAATACGCTGCCAAGCTTACGAGACAGGAGACAGCCGCATTATGAAAAAAATTCATTTATCCTTCATCTGGATATGGACTGTAATTCTGGCGCTAGCCATGTTGTGGGGAGGACTGCATCTGTACGCCGACAGGCAAACGCTGCCGAAGGGCGTAACCGTTGGAGGAGTCAATGTGGGAAATATGGATAAAACAGCCGCACTCCGACTGCTGGACACAAAGCTGAATGCATTGAAGCAACGCCCCCTGATCCTGACGGACAGCGACAGTAGCGCGCAGGATATCAAGCTTACGCTCGGAGAAGCGGGTATCCACTATGAAGCGAAGGCATTCCGTGATGCCGTGAATGCGCTCGTCTCGGAGCATCTTTGGACTCGTGCGCAGACGCGGTTTTCCTTTGGAAAAGAATGGACGATTACGCCTTCCCGGCAGGAGTCAGCCTTGCAGGCCAGATTCGGAGCAGATTGGGAGGAACAGCGTTACAGCAAGCCTATCAATGCCGTGCGCCAGATCGACGGGGACGATCAGATTCACTATATTCCGGGCCGTTCTGCCAGGCGCCTGGATTGGCCCAAACTGGGCGTAGCGCTGGATAAGGCGCTGCCCAAGGATTTTACTGCTTCCGGGGAACCAGTGCGGGTGGAGCTGCCGTTTCGTCAACTAGAGCCGGACATTACGGTGGACGGTCTGCGGAGCGAAGGGATTGAACGCAAAATCGTCCAGCTTTCCACCAGCCTCGGCAGCAGCTCGGAAGGACGTGTGTATAACGTCAATTCGGCGGCAAGCACCGTTGACGGATTGATTCTCAAGCCGGGCGAGATATTCGATTATGCTCAGATCATTGCCAAGGCTGAGCGCACACATGGCTTTCGTGAGGCTCCCGTGATCGTTAACGGGCAGTTGGAACCGGGCATTGGCGGCGGGATTTGTCAGGTATCCAGCACCGTCTATAATGCGGCGCTGCGAGTCGGCCTGGACATTGTTGAGCGCCGCAACCATTCCTTGCCGGTCAGCTATTTGCCCAAAGGGCAGGATGCAACTTATGCTACAGGATCTATCAATTTCCGTTTTAAAAACAATACAGGCAAGCATTTGCTCCTTCGTGCTGCTGTCCAAAACCGGATGCTTACCGTCAAATTTTTCGGCACCTTCCCGTCCAATGTGTCCTATGAGCTGGAATCGCGTACGGTTCATGTATTACCCATCCCAGAGAAAACAATAAGTAATGACTCACTTTCCCCCGGCTTCTATCAGGTGCTTCGGCAGGGCAAGGCAGGATACGTAGTGGAAACGTACCGAATGAAGATCGTAGATGGCAAAACCGTGGAACGCACCCGAATCAGCCGGGATACCTACCGTGCGCAGCAGCGTATTGTGGCCGTTCACAGTGGAAGCACACCGCCTGAGCCTCAGACACGCGATCAGCAGGAGCCCATTGTAGAAGATGGCATAAGTGAATAGGGCATGCATAAGGTATGCATAAAGCATAACAAAAAATCCCCCTTCGACTACCGCCTGGATGGGTACCAGCGGAATGAAAGGGGGATTTCAAGTGACGGGATGGTTTTACTCGCTGCGTTTGCCTGAAACAGAAATTTCCACAGGCGCACTTTCGTTTCCGTCTGCATCCACTGCTTTGACAACCAGCCTAACAGTGGCTTTTTGAGTAAGCACGTTAATGCTGAACGTACCATTGTCCTTAGCTACTGCACTACCGATAGGCAGATCGTTGGAATAGACGGTTACTGTGGAACCTGCTTTAGCTGTCCCCGTAATCGTACCTTCACCGTCATACACTTCGTTTACTTTAAGTGTATCACTTGCAGCTACTGCACCAGTATTTGTATCTGTCGTTGTATTGGTGCTTGTGTCTGTCGTTGTGGAGCTGTTCGTAGTCGCATCCGTGCTGTTGTTCGTTATGCTATCTGTATTTGTTGTCATGCTGTCTGTGCTGGTGCTGCTAACTTCCGTTTCGCTTCCAGAAGAAGTAGACGTGTTACCATACGTCGAATCCGTAACGTTACCGTATGTGGAACCTGTTACTGTTCCGCCAGGAGTCGATGTGAGATTATCAACCGCACTCAGGTTGTAACCGGAAGCTGCATCCAGAATGGCAACCGCTTCTGCACGTGTCAGCGACTTCAATGGCTGGAATTTACCATCAGGATAACCATTGATGATTTTTTGCTCCACAGCCGCAGCTACACTTTTCTTCGCCCATGATCCGATTTTGTTGGAGTCAATGAATTTGGTGACGTCTGCCGCGTTACCTGCTGTCAATCCAATGGCTTTGCCCACAATGGCGGCTGCTTCCTGACGCGTTACTTTTCCATTCGGTTTGAGCTTGTTATCTGCATAGCCGCTTATGTAACCTGCATTCACGGCATTAGTCAGTTCATTATATGCCCAGTGCGAAGCTGGTACATCTGTGAACGTTCTGTTCCCATTACCGTTTACCTGAACGCTGCCCGCATACGTTACGTCCGTCACGGCTGGAGTATCCTGCGTGAACGTACCGAGACTGCGATTCAAGAGAACGATAAATTCTGCACGCGTGATGGCCGCATCCGGTTTCACCGCACCGTCTAATTGTCCTGTAGCCGACCAACGTTGTACTTGATCTCCTGCCCAATGACCACTTGTGCTCTGAGGAGCCGCTGCTGCTACGCTGAACGCGCTAAGAATAAGACCTGTACTCAATACACCAGTAACTGTGTTTCTGAACTTATTTCCCATACTCTGAATTCCTCCTTTGATTGGCTTCACCATTCTTTTTTTAAACACTTTACCAGAAATCAAACCCAAATAACCCCCAAATTAAAAAAATCGTCCCATATAACCATAACCCGTCCTTATGTAGCATAAATGGGACTCAGGACTTAATACCTAGTTATTTACTAGGATATGTATATTTGGACAGACTACGTTATAATGAATGAATCATCGGGTATATGTTAGATTACTTCAATGAGGTCACAAAATCCCTAGTAAAAGAGGTTTTCTTATGGCTCTTATTCAATGTCAATTTTATTCAGAAATCCTTGGCTTGAACACATCCATGCATGTTATTCTCCCTCAGGAAACCCGTTCGCAGATAGGACTGGAGGGCAAGCAAGGAACCGGGCCACACCCAACACTGTATTTGTTGCACGGCCTGTCGGACGATGATTCGATCTGGTTACGCAGAACCTCCATTGAACGCTATGTCGCTTCACTCGGCATTGCTGTTGTAATGCCACAGGTACACCGGAGTTTTTATGCGGATATGGAGCAGGGAGGGGCATATGGAACCTTTATCAGTGAAGAATTGCCGGCTTTGGCACGTTCCTTCTTCCCCTTGTCCGCCAAGCGGGAGGACAATTTTGTGGCGGGTCTTTCCATGGGCGGGTATGGAGCCTTCAAACTGGCACTCCAGCATCCTGAGCGCTTTGCGGCCGCTGCCAGTCTCTCGGGGGTGATGGATCTACACGCGGCACGCATCGACCCTATACATAAAGCGATGAGTTCGGCTGAATGGAGTCACATTTTTGGTCCAGATGAAATACGCGGAACAGATCACGACTTGCTAGAGCTGATACAACGTCATGCTACCTTGGGAACTTCACTTCCCCTGCTCTACCAATGCTGTGGTACGGAAGATTTTCTGTATGAGGGAAACCAGACCTTTCGACAAGCGTGCGTTACTGCCGGGATTCCACTGACCTACGAAGAGGGCCCAGGGACTCATGAATGGGGATACTGGGACGCGAAAATACAGGATGTACTCGCCTGGTTGCCGCTTAAGGGTCGATAAATAAGTGTAAAAAATACCCGCAGCTTCCCTCGCCGTATCATGGCGAAGTGGTTAAGCTGCGGGTATTCATTATAAAGCTATATGCCAATCAAGATTCAGGGTCTTGCCACACATCAAGGAGCTGTCGTCGCAGCCGTAGATGGAGAATCGGCTTGTGACTTGGGTAGTACTTTGTACAAGCGCCATTCCCCGTTAAACTCGCGTTCGAGTTGAACCCAGGGTGCTCCTTTTTCATACAAATTCGGATACACCATGTTGATTTTACTCAGTGGCATGCCCGACTTAATCTGAGGTACAAGGATATAATCCACATGACTTTCCTGCGGATAGCTTAATGCCCTATTAAACGTATAATCACTTGTGATCAGGAAGCGCTTCGGATACTGGCTATATACAATCATGGTGTAGGCTGAGGCCGAATCGGTCATAATGGTTGACTTTGGCAAATGCTCATCCAGCCAGACTGCAATTTTCCGGTCCGATTCCTGTCTTACATAGTTCACATTCCCTGTTCGTGTGAGGAAACTGTTCTCATCTGGCGCGATATCCGGGCGAGTCAGCGCATAGGAGAGTAATCCGGCCGTAAGCACCAGACTGACAGACACCATACCAAAGGCCGCCCGCCGCGCTCTACCTTGGAGCTGACTTAGCTCATACGGCAGCCAAGCGACGGTAATCGGTAACACGTACATAAAATAGCGAAACCATCCATATGAGGATTGCTTCATCATGAGTAAAAATTGTAAGCCCGGCACAGACAGGAACAACAATAAAATAACCAGTG from Paenibacillus sp. FSL R10-2782 includes the following:
- a CDS encoding alpha/beta hydrolase family protein, producing the protein MALIQCQFYSEILGLNTSMHVILPQETRSQIGLEGKQGTGPHPTLYLLHGLSDDDSIWLRRTSIERYVASLGIAVVMPQVHRSFYADMEQGGAYGTFISEELPALARSFFPLSAKREDNFVAGLSMGGYGAFKLALQHPERFAAAASLSGVMDLHAARIDPIHKAMSSAEWSHIFGPDEIRGTDHDLLELIQRHATLGTSLPLLYQCCGTEDFLYEGNQTFRQACVTAGIPLTYEEGPGTHEWGYWDAKIQDVLAWLPLKGR
- a CDS encoding VanW family protein — translated: MKKIHLSFIWIWTVILALAMLWGGLHLYADRQTLPKGVTVGGVNVGNMDKTAALRLLDTKLNALKQRPLILTDSDSSAQDIKLTLGEAGIHYEAKAFRDAVNALVSEHLWTRAQTRFSFGKEWTITPSRQESALQARFGADWEEQRYSKPINAVRQIDGDDQIHYIPGRSARRLDWPKLGVALDKALPKDFTASGEPVRVELPFRQLEPDITVDGLRSEGIERKIVQLSTSLGSSSEGRVYNVNSAASTVDGLILKPGEIFDYAQIIAKAERTHGFREAPVIVNGQLEPGIGGGICQVSSTVYNAALRVGLDIVERRNHSLPVSYLPKGQDATYATGSINFRFKNNTGKHLLLRAAVQNRMLTVKFFGTFPSNVSYELESRTVHVLPIPEKTISNDSLSPGFYQVLRQGKAGYVVETYRMKIVDGKTVERTRISRDTYRAQQRIVAVHSGSTPPEPQTRDQQEPIVEDGISE
- a CDS encoding peptidoglycan DD-metalloendopeptidase family protein, which codes for MKKTGSVLAATLVAALLIQPSDGYAKSMSEINSQLNQLEKKAKSAKQQQEKAAQDKQYAQHYKNKTVQNLKIVLAQINSVSDQLTRVAVQIDQTEDNLRATKKDLAEAIDRIQSREKMLETRVRLMYTDGTVSYMDVLMSSTSFSDFLSRVDSLKTIVEQDQILLDEHKKDKALVVSKKKQLDTEYKNAKKLYALKQGAKAELNSKEKEKQRLIANYDHDIAESDEISEEQNDMLVALANKRVGLVQEKNKLRAEQAAKAARARAAARAAEAKRYASSSSGAGSNSSHAAASTYTGGSGTLALPVSNYRLSSTFGMRVHPITGKLKGHTGIDMAAPQGTDIHAAEDGVVIVAEWWSGYGNTVVIDHGDGLWTLYGHIRNGGTVVRTGQTVKRGQKIAEVGSTGNSTGPHCHFEVRENNKPVNPMNYL
- a CDS encoding S41 family peptidase, which gives rise to MLKKSTAVLLMVIGLLGGSLLTFAYTGTTTVGSSALGEGLLASVTGSSSTSRSDIRKIETAMDLIQGQYYQDVDRTKLVDGAINGMMESLDDPYSSYMGKETAQQFEQSIEGSFTGIGAEVAAENGKVVVVTPIKGSPAEKAGLRSKDIILSVNGETLDGLDLNKAVSKIRGPKGSQAKVKIQRSGSPDPLEYTITRDSIDMETVTAHMESGGVGVITITQFSLNTADRFKEELAKLEKQGLKGLVIDVRNNPGGVLSVVIDIAQQFVPAGKTIVQVEDKNQKREEEKSKGSSKKYPVTLLMNKGSASASEILAGALQQSAGAVLIGENSFGKGTVQTSYDKQMGDGSLLKITIAKWLTPNGTWIHKKGIKPDIAVEQPEFFTAAPLNKEKPLKYNMNSGDVKNAQIILQGLGYKPGREDGYFDKVTEGSVNAFQKQAKLTVNGVIDAKTAAAMEAKLIEKIRDPKNDNQLKQGIEEIRKEMKTSAAK
- the ftsX gene encoding permease-like cell division protein FtsX, encoding MTFNTFLRHVREGFKNIFRNGWMSVASVTSIVVSLLILGVFIMLVLNVNSLADQADSQVEVNVFLELNVEQSMRETLQKEIAAMPEISKATFVTKAQGLEELRKDLGDSGKELLEGFDKDSNPLPDKIVVEVIEPTTVPFVAEKIEKLNTIHPEKPILKVRYGKGTVETLFTITKLIRNVGFVFVAGLGLMSMFLISNTIRVTILARRKEIGIMKLVGATNFFIRWPFFIEGALIGLIGSVITVGILFSGYQRLLTAVQGDIALNMLKLMPLEGIWIQLSALLIILGMLVGIVGSTLSMRKFLKV
- the ftsE gene encoding cell division ATP-binding protein FtsE is translated as MIEMQDVWKTYANGTHALQGVSVKIDRNEFVYVVGPSGAGKSTFMKLIYREEVPTKGQISVNGFNIGKLKQRKIPYVRRNIGVIFQDFRLLPRLTAYENVAFAMEVIEAPKKLIRKRVPEVLELVGLKTKMNREPAQLSGGEQQRVAIARAIVNNPSVIIADEPTGNLDPETSWEIMQLLDEINFRGTTIVMATHNKDIVNSMRKRVIAIENGNIVRDQVRGEYGYDF
- a CDS encoding S-layer homology domain-containing protein, which codes for MGNKFRNTVTGVLSTGLILSAFSVAAAAPQSTSGHWAGDQVQRWSATGQLDGAVKPDAAITRAEFIVLLNRSLGTFTQDTPAVTDVTYAGSVQVNGNGNRTFTDVPASHWAYNELTNAVNAGYISGYADNKLKPNGKVTRQEAAAIVGKAIGLTAGNAADVTKFIDSNKIGSWAKKSVAAAVEQKIINGYPDGKFQPLKSLTRAEAVAILDAASGYNLSAVDNLTSTPGGTVTGSTYGNVTDSTYGNTSTSSGSETEVSSTSTDSMTTNTDSITNNSTDATTNSSTTTDTSTNTTTDTNTGAVAASDTLKVNEVYDGEGTITGTAKAGSTVTVYSNDLPIGSAVAKDNGTFSINVLTQKATVRLVVKAVDADGNESAPVEISVSGKRSE